One Conger conger chromosome 18, fConCon1.1, whole genome shotgun sequence DNA window includes the following coding sequences:
- the gclc gene encoding glutamate--cysteine ligase catalytic subunit encodes MGLLSQGSPLNWEETKKYADHVRKHGILQFLNIYNKVKDRQKDVLKWGDEVEYMLIAMDEKDEKVRLVLNGAEVLHTLQDKGENTNPNHPTLWRPEYGSYMIEGTPGQPYGGTMSEFNTVEDNMEKRRKEASSVLQAHETLCTITSFPRLGCPGFTSPEFKPTPVDKGASKSLFFPDEAINRHPRFSNLTRNIRHRRGEKVVINVPIFKDKNTPSPFVEKFPEDDGEAERAALPDHIYMDAMGFGMGNCCLQVTFQACSIYEARYLYDQLATICPIVMALSAASPFYRGLVSDIDCRWGVISASVDDRTKEERGLEPLKNNKYRIFKSRYDSIDSYLSPCGEKYNDIDLTIDEDINKQLLDAGIDKLLAQHVAHLFIRDPLSLFEEKIHLDDANESDHFENLQSTNWQTMRFKPPPPNSDIGWRVEFRPMEVQLTDFENSAYVVFVVLLTRVILSYKLDFLIPLSKVDDNMKVAQKRNAVQEGMFYFRKDIFKGCSPVLDGSPGTPNGLDSDTAEYALMSIDTIINGKEGVFQGLIPILNCYLENMEVDVDTRCTILNYLKLIKKRASGQMMTMARWMREYVAQHPEYKQDSVITDKINYDLLLRCDRIAKGELRCPELFGDPVNRRNK; translated from the exons ATGGGATTGCTGTCACAAGGGTCTCCACTGAACTGGGAAGAGACTAAAAAGTACGCTGATCATGTTAGAAAACATGGCATCCTTCAGTTTCTCAACATCTACAACAAGGTGAAAGATCGGCAGAAGGATGTGTTAAAATGGGGTGACGAG GTGGAGTACATGCTGATAGCGATGGATGAGAAGGATGAGAAGGTTCGCCTGGTGTTGAACGGAGCCGAGGTGCTCCACACGCTTCAGGACAAAGGTGAAAACACCAACCCAAA CCACCCAACGCTCTGGAGGCCAGAGTACGGCAGCTACATGATCGAGGGCACCCCCGGGCAGCCGTACGGGGGGACCATGTCCGAGTTCAACACGGTGGAGGACAACATGGAGAAGCGCAGGAAGGAggcctcctctgtcctccaggcACATGAGACGCTCTGCACCATTACGTCATTCCCCAG GCTGGGCTGCCCTGGTTTCACCTCGCCAGAGTTCAAGCCCACTCCAGTTGACAAAGGGGCATCCAAGTCTCTCTTTTTCCCAGACGAGGCTATAAACAGGCACCCGAGATTCAG CAATCTGACTCGAAACATCCGTCACAGGAGGGGGGAGAAGGTGGTGATCAACGTGCCCA TTTTTAAGGACAAGAACACCCCGTCTCCATTTGTGGAAAAATTCCCTGAAGATGACGGAGAGGCGGAAAGGGCGGCACTCCCTGACCACATCTACATGGACGCCATGGGATTTGGGATGGGCAACTGCTGCCTGCAG GTAACATTCCAGGCTTGTAGCATTTATGAGGCAAGGTACCTGTATGACCAGCTGGCTACAATATGCCCGATTGTG ATGGCCCTGAGCGCGGCCTCGCCCTTCTACAGGGGCCTGGTCTCCGACATCGACTGCCGCTGGGGCGTCATCTCCGCCTCCGTGGACGACCGCACGAAGGAGGAGCGGGGTCTAGAG CccctgaaaaacaacaaataccgAATCTTTAAATCCAGATATGACTCCATCGACAGCTACCTCTCCCCCTGCGGAGAGAAATACAACGACATAGATCTGACGATAGACGAGGACATCAACAAGCAGCTTCTGGACGCAG GCATCGACAAACTGCTGGCTCAGCACGTAGCCCACCTTTTCATCCGGGACCCTCTGAGCCTCTTCGAGGAGAAGATCCACCTGGACGACGCCAACGAATCGGACCACTTTGAG AACCTGCAGTCCACCAACTGGCAGACGATGCGGTTTAAGCCACCGCCCCCGAATTCAGACATCGGCTGGAGGGTGGAGTTCCGCCCAATGGAG GTGCAGCTAACAGACTTTGAGAACTCGGCGTATGTGGTGTTTGTGGTTCTGTTGACCCGGGTAATCCTGTCATACAAGCTGGACTTCCTCATTCCCCTGTCCAAG GTCGATGACAACATGAAAGTGGCTCAGAAGCGCAACGCGGTCCAGGAGGGCATGTTTTACTTCCGGAAGGACATTTTCAAGG GCTGCAGCCCGGTTCTGGACGGTTCCCCCGGCACCCCGAACGGCCTGGACAGCGACACGGCGGAGTACGCCCTGATGAGCATCGACACCATCATCAACGGAAAG GAGGGTGTGTTCCAAGGACTCATACCAATCCTCAACTGTTACCTGGAGAACATGGAGGTGGATGTGGACACGCGATGCACCATCCTCAACTACCTGAAGCTCATCAAGAAACGGGCCTCTG GCCAGATGATGACCATGGCTCGCTGGATGCGGGAGTACGTGGCCCAGCACCCCGAGTACAAGCAGGACAGCGTCATCACCGACAAGATCAACTACGACCTGCTGCTGCGCTGCGACCGCATCGCCAAGGGGGAGCTGCGCTGCCCGGAGCTGTTCGGAGACCCCGTCAACCGCCGCAACAAATGA